The DNA window CTGGGTATATAATGTTTATTGCATCCTACTTCATGTATAAAAATATCAAACAGGAATTATTAAGGAACTTGAATAGATCTAAAGCGAACTGGGATTGGAGCAAGATAAGGAGGTAGCACAATGTATACGGGACAAAAGGTAAGGCTGAGAGAATACAGAAAAGAGGATACAGAAAGAGCACTTCACTATATAAACGATCCAGAGATCAAAAGGCTTTTGACCCCCGGAATTCCATATCTTAATACCCTAGAGGATGAGAGAAAGTGGGTTGAAGGCTTATCTGCCAAGGCAGATAACTACAGCTTTGCCATAGAGACTCTTGAAGACGGGAAATACATAGGAGGCTGTGGGCTAAACAGCATAGATTGGAAAAACAGTGTGGCGGTAGTGGGAATATTTATAGGGGATAAGAACTATTGGGGCAAGGGTTATGGAACCGATGCCATGGAAGTTCTTTTGAAATTCATATTTGAGCAGATGAATATTCATAAAGTAAAGTTAAATGTATTCTCTTATAATGAGAGAGCAATAAAAAGCTATGAAAAATGCGGTTTCAAGGTTGAGGGAGTATTGCGGCAGGAGATATTCAGGGATGGCCGCTATTACGATGAAATAATAATGGGACTTCTGAAGGAAGAATATTAAAATGCATATTTGTAGGAATGTAGGAAATGATACATTCCAAAACTGATAGAAAGGCTGCCTCGTATGGATTGGAATGATTTTCCCATATTAAATACCAATAGGCTTGTACTGAGAGAAATAGCATTAGGCGATACCAATGCCATCTATGAAATATACAGCGATCCTAAAGTTGCGGAATATGATTCTTTTGCACCTGTAAGAACAATAGGTGAAGCCAGGAATATAATACACAATTACAGGAGGGACTTCAAGGAGAAGAAGCAGATACGCTGGGGTATTGTCAGGAAGGCAGATAACAGTATGATCGGGACATGTGAATTCATGAATTTCGATCATACATCAAGGCGGTGTGAAATAGGCTGTGGACTAGTGAGTAGAGAATGGAAAAAAGGGTTTATGGCAGAAGCACTGGAACCACTCATTGATTATGGCTTTGATGTGCTTGGTTTAAATAGGATTGAGGCATATATAATTTCTGGAAATAGTGCATCAGTGCGATTATTTAGAAAATTGGGTTTTTCTTATGAGGGCATGGTAAGAGAAAGAGAATATTTCAAGGGCAGGTTTCATAATGAAATAATAATGTCCATGCTGCGCAGTGATTACAATCTGATTCAAAAGTAGTCTATAATATTATCAGGGGGTGTTCTTATGAATCTAATTAAACTATATGAAATGGCTGAAAAGGAAATGGTACCCGGCTATCATGCGAAGTTTGTGCACTCAGAGAATGTGACCTTGGCTTATTGGAGTATAGAGGAAGGAAATGCATTGCCAAAACATGCCCATCCTCATGAGCAAGTGGTTAATCTTCTTGAAGGAAGCTTTGAGATCACTGTGGATGAAGAAGTATTAATCCTTAAACCAGGATCCGTCGTTGTGATACCATCCAATGTAATGCACTCAGGAAAGGCTTTGACTTCATGCAGAATAATTGACGTATTCTATCCTATAAGAACTGATTACATTCAGAAATAGTAGAAAAGCATATCACCTAGTGCTTTTTAACATACCAGCTTTCAAGCTAATAAAAATGTTAAAAACGCACTTCCTTGATGTTGTGTCCTGCTGCTAGCAACGAATTCTAATACAGGGCACATGCTTGTAACCTAATGGGACTAAGAGGAATATAATTATAGCAGCAAGAGGCAGATTCCGGAGTTCCATAGGAAAACTTTATTGGCCTTAAGGGTCGAGACAGGGGTGGTGTGCTTTGTTCAGGCAATTGAATGAATGGGACAGGGATACTATTTTTGAATATTTGTATAGAAATGAGGAAGAGGCAGACTTTATTATTGGAAATGCCCTGCAGTTCGGCATAATGAACCGGAGTAATATCCTTCGCTGCGGCGATTATTTCGGATATTTTGAAGGAAATACCTTAAAGGGTATAATCGCATTCTACAATTTGGGAAGCTGTATTCCACATTATGAGTCCATAAGGGCTGTCCCTTACTTTTCTCATTTAATGATAATGAGAAGATTTGGTATGCTATTGGGGGCGGATCGGCTTGTCAGGCCGCTTTTTGAGTCCGTAAGGAGTTACAAGTCTTTGAGAGAGTATGAAGAATGCAGCTACTATGTTAATAGTGATTTAAATCCCTTCAAGCTTGAAGGCGCAGAATTCATTGATGTGTCCGGAGATAGTGATATAAATATTCTGAGTTTTGTGAGAAAGGCATACCTGCAAGGCTTCGGAGCTGAGCGCACAATAGAGGATACCAAGCTTCTTCTGTCACAGAAAGGCGAGCAGGAAGAGTTTATAATACTATCCATAGATAATAAACTGGTTGCTCAAGCCTGCATACAAACCTTTACGGACAGTACAAGCCAGGTAGGGGCTGTGTACACTCTTGAGGAAGAGAGAGGCAAAGGCTATGCCAAAGCAGTGGTTTCAGAGCTGTGCGCCAGGATAATACACAAAGAAAAGCTGCCGACACTTATAGTGAACAAATATAATACCCCGGCCTTAAATGCATATAAGACTCTTGGATTTTCGCAGCGCGGCGATTATTTGATAATAAGGCTGAACAGCTAATTTAATTATACGAAAGCAGGAGGAGAATACTTTTGAACTGGCTCGATAAACTTGAGAGAAGACTAGGAAAGTTCGCAATCAAAGACCTTATGGCGTATATCGTAAGTATTACAGGCATTGTATACGCATTGTCCTACTTTGATAATGGCAGGGCTGTTATAGGCAAATTGATGCTCATACCTCAGCTGGTACTCAGGGGAGAGGTATGGAGGCTTATAACTTATATATTTATACCCCCAAATACATCCATAATGTGGATTTTATTCACATTATACTTCTACTACATGGTGGGAAACGCACTGGAGCATGAATGGGGAAGCTTCAAATTCAATATATTTTACTTTACTGGAATGATAGGCACTACTATTGCAGCATTTATTACGGGGTATGGGGCTACAGCACTGTATCTCAATTTGTCATTGTTCCTGGCTTTTGCTAAAATATATCCGGATTATGAAATACTATTGTTTTTTGTAATACCGGTAAAAGTAAAATATCTGGCAATGCTGAATTGGGCTTTCTTAGCCTTTACAATATTAGCTGGGGACATGGCTACCAGGATCATTGCTATAGTTTCAATACTAAACTATTTTCTGTTCTTTGGCAGGGAAATACTTGCTGGAAACAAGAACAGAAGACAGGTTTACAGCAATAGGAGAAGATTCCAAACAGAGCTTCCGAGAAACTTTACAATACATAGATGTACAACCTGCGGCAAAACCGAAAAGGATGACCCGAACATGGATTTTAGATATTGTCCGGAATGTGAGGGTGATTATGAATATTGCATGGATCATGTAAGGAATCATGAGCATGTGAAGGGGCCAATGCAATGAAGCACATTTTTGTAGTTGATGATGAGAGAACAATCAGAGACCTGATTAAAAAATACATGGAAAAAGAAGACTATAAGGTCACTCTTTTTGAGGACGGTAAAAACCTGGCAAATGAAATCAGAAGGCTGAGTCCTGATTTGATAGTGCTGGATATAATGTTGCCCGGTGTTGATGGACTGGAGCTATGCAAGGAAATCAGGAAAACCAGTGAGCTGCCTATTATATTTGTATCTGCCAGAGACGAGGAATTCGACCGGGTTCTGGGATTAGAGATAGGGGGAGACGACTATCTGGCAAAACCCTTCAGCCCGAGGGAGCTGGTGGCGAGAGTAAAAAACTTAATAAAAAGAGTGGAAAAGGCGGCTTCGGCAAAGGATGACAAAGAAAGCATCAAAGATATCTGTGTGTATTACGATAGGAGATATGTGGACAAGGGTGGAGAAGAGCTGAAGCTGACGACTAAGGAATATGAGCTTTTTGAATTCCTGGTAAAGAACAAGAACATGCCCTTCGGCAGAGAACAATTGGTAGAGCGGATATGGG is part of the Clostridia bacterium genome and encodes:
- a CDS encoding GNAT family protein, giving the protein MYTGQKVRLREYRKEDTERALHYINDPEIKRLLTPGIPYLNTLEDERKWVEGLSAKADNYSFAIETLEDGKYIGGCGLNSIDWKNSVAVVGIFIGDKNYWGKGYGTDAMEVLLKFIFEQMNIHKVKLNVFSYNERAIKSYEKCGFKVEGVLRQEIFRDGRYYDEIIMGLLKEEY
- a CDS encoding GNAT family protein; protein product: MDWNDFPILNTNRLVLREIALGDTNAIYEIYSDPKVAEYDSFAPVRTIGEARNIIHNYRRDFKEKKQIRWGIVRKADNSMIGTCEFMNFDHTSRRCEIGCGLVSREWKKGFMAEALEPLIDYGFDVLGLNRIEAYIISGNSASVRLFRKLGFSYEGMVREREYFKGRFHNEIIMSMLRSDYNLIQK
- a CDS encoding cupin domain-containing protein; translated protein: MNLIKLYEMAEKEMVPGYHAKFVHSENVTLAYWSIEEGNALPKHAHPHEQVVNLLEGSFEITVDEEVLILKPGSVVVIPSNVMHSGKALTSCRIIDVFYPIRTDYIQK
- a CDS encoding GNAT family N-acetyltransferase; this translates as MFRQLNEWDRDTIFEYLYRNEEEADFIIGNALQFGIMNRSNILRCGDYFGYFEGNTLKGIIAFYNLGSCIPHYESIRAVPYFSHLMIMRRFGMLLGADRLVRPLFESVRSYKSLREYEECSYYVNSDLNPFKLEGAEFIDVSGDSDINILSFVRKAYLQGFGAERTIEDTKLLLSQKGEQEEFIILSIDNKLVAQACIQTFTDSTSQVGAVYTLEEERGKGYAKAVVSELCARIIHKEKLPTLIVNKYNTPALNAYKTLGFSQRGDYLIIRLNS
- a CDS encoding rhomboid family intramembrane serine protease, with the protein product MNWLDKLERRLGKFAIKDLMAYIVSITGIVYALSYFDNGRAVIGKLMLIPQLVLRGEVWRLITYIFIPPNTSIMWILFTLYFYYMVGNALEHEWGSFKFNIFYFTGMIGTTIAAFITGYGATALYLNLSLFLAFAKIYPDYEILLFFVIPVKVKYLAMLNWAFLAFTILAGDMATRIIAIVSILNYFLFFGREILAGNKNRRQVYSNRRRFQTELPRNFTIHRCTTCGKTEKDDPNMDFRYCPECEGDYEYCMDHVRNHEHVKGPMQ
- a CDS encoding response regulator transcription factor, with product MKHIFVVDDERTIRDLIKKYMEKEDYKVTLFEDGKNLANEIRRLSPDLIVLDIMLPGVDGLELCKEIRKTSELPIIFVSARDEEFDRVLGLEIGGDDYLAKPFSPRELVARVKNLIKRVEKAASAKDDKESIKDICVYYDRRYVDKGGEELKLTTKEYELFEFLVKNKNMPFGREQLVERIWGYDYIGDSRIIDDLVKRIRRKLSEIGSQAEITTVWGYGYKIDE